In a genomic window of Sulfurovum xiamenensis:
- the rpmJ gene encoding 50S ribosomal protein L36: MKVRPSVKKMCDDCKVIKRKGIVRVICKNPKHKQRQG, from the coding sequence ATGAAGGTTAGACCATCAGTGAAAAAAATGTGTGATGACTGTAAAGTTATTAAACGCAAAGGTATCGTACGCGTGATTTGTAAAAATCCAAAACATAAACAAAGACAAGGATAA
- the rpsM gene encoding 30S ribosomal protein S13, with product MARIAGVDLPQKKRMEYALTYIYGIGLTTSRKILDRTGVDYNKRVHELTDAEAATIRNDIQENVMVEGDLRKKVTLDIKALMDLGSYRGLRHRKGLPVRGQKTKTNARTRKGKRKTVGAA from the coding sequence ATGGCACGTATTGCAGGTGTTGATTTACCACAAAAGAAAAGAATGGAGTATGCACTTACTTACATTTACGGAATTGGGTTGACAACTTCAAGAAAAATTCTTGATAGAACAGGTGTTGATTATAACAAAAGAGTACACGAACTTACAGATGCTGAAGCAGCAACAATTCGTAATGATATTCAAGAAAATGTTATGGTTGAAGGTGATCTTAGAAAAAAAGTGACTTTAGATATCAAAGCACTTATGGATCTAGGTTCATATAGAGGTCTCAGACATAGAAAAGGTCTACCAGTGCGTGGACAAAAAACAAAGACAAATGCGCGTACAAGAAAAGGTAAGCGTAAAACTGTCGGTGCGGCATAA
- the rpsK gene encoding 30S ribosomal protein S11: MAKKKAKKSIAKGVVYVAATFNNTVITVTDEMGNVISWSSAGALGFKGSKKSTPFAATEAVADAMSKAMENGIKEVGIKVQGPGSGRDTAVKAIGATEGIRVTFLKDITPLPHNGCRPPKKRRV; the protein is encoded by the coding sequence ATGGCTAAGAAAAAAGCAAAAAAAAGTATTGCTAAAGGTGTAGTATACGTAGCTGCAACTTTCAATAACACTGTGATCACAGTGACTGACGAAATGGGAAATGTTATCTCTTGGAGCAGTGCAGGTGCACTCGGTTTCAAAGGTAGCAAAAAATCAACTCCTTTTGCAGCGACTGAAGCTGTAGCTGATGCAATGTCAAAAGCAATGGAAAATGGTATTAAAGAAGTAGGGATCAAAGTTCAGGGTCCTGGTTCAGGTAGAGATACTGCAGTTAAAGCAATTGGTGCAACAGAAGGTATTCGTGTAACATTCTTAAAAGATATTACACCACTTCCACACAATGGTTGTAGACCACCTAAGAAGAGAAGGGTATAA
- the rpsD gene encoding 30S ribosomal protein S4, with protein sequence MARYRGPVERLERRLGVDLGLKGERRLAGKSALEKRPYAPGQHGQRRTKISEYGLQLQEKQKAKFMYGVSEKQFRALYKEANSKEGNTGSILIQLLEQRLDNVVYRMGFATTRASARQFVNHGHVLVDGKRVDIPSFRVKAGQKIEIREKSKTNPQILRSIELTNQTGMVDWVDMDKEKLFGLFTRIPEREEIAIPVEERLIVELYSK encoded by the coding sequence ATGGCAAGATATAGAGGTCCAGTTGAAAGACTAGAAAGAAGACTTGGTGTTGATCTTGGGTTAAAAGGTGAGAGAAGACTCGCTGGTAAAAGTGCATTGGAAAAAAGACCATATGCACCAGGACAACATGGACAAAGAAGAACAAAGATCAGTGAATATGGTCTTCAACTTCAAGAGAAGCAAAAAGCTAAATTTATGTATGGTGTAAGTGAAAAACAATTTAGAGCACTTTATAAAGAAGCAAACTCAAAAGAGGGTAACACAGGTTCTATCCTTATCCAACTTCTTGAGCAAAGACTTGATAATGTTGTTTACAGAATGGGATTCGCTACAACTAGAGCATCGGCAAGACAATTCGTAAACCACGGACATGTACTTGTAGATGGGAAAAGAGTAGATATCCCTTCATTTAGAGTTAAAGCAGGTCAAAAAATCGAGATTAGAGAGAAAAGTAAAACGAATCCTCAGATCCTTAGATCTATCGAACTTACAAATCAAACTGGTATGGTTGATTGGGTTGATATGGACAAAGAAAAACTTTTTGGTCTATTCACAAGAATTCCGGAGAGAGAAGAGATCGCAATCCCAGTTGAAGAGCGTCTAATCGTTGAGCTATACTCTAAATAA
- a CDS encoding DNA-directed RNA polymerase subunit alpha, which produces MRKIKIAPFMPTEVEVNEISANRAEIVAYPFESGYAVTLAHPLRRLILGSSIGYAPISIKIEGAAHEFDNIRGMHEDVAVFIINLKNIRFKIKDESDRVELKYSFSGHKEVTAQDLNNDQIEVVNGDLPLATLNEDAELNFTVVISKGIGYVPSEDLRDDVESDSIALDAFFTPVRKANYKIDPVLVEDNPNFEKITFDIETDGQIGPVEAFTNALEVMNKQLSVFNTVLDLDISVAPVKRNSDDSELKPFMQTVDSLGLSARSFNSLDRAGLKFLGELVLMSENEIKNIKNLGKKSLDEISECLVEHGFGPDFELSDVTRVNLVKKIEQLKA; this is translated from the coding sequence ATGAGAAAAATTAAAATTGCACCATTTATGCCAACGGAAGTGGAAGTAAATGAGATCAGTGCTAATCGTGCTGAGATCGTTGCTTATCCTTTTGAGAGCGGTTATGCTGTTACACTTGCACATCCACTAAGAAGACTGATCTTAGGTTCTTCTATCGGGTATGCACCTATTTCGATCAAGATCGAAGGTGCGGCACATGAGTTTGATAACATCAGAGGTATGCATGAAGATGTGGCTGTATTTATTATCAACCTAAAGAACATTCGTTTTAAAATAAAAGATGAAAGTGACAGAGTTGAATTGAAATACAGTTTCTCTGGTCACAAAGAAGTGACAGCACAAGACCTGAACAATGATCAAATTGAAGTTGTAAATGGTGATCTGCCACTTGCAACACTAAATGAAGATGCAGAGCTGAACTTTACAGTGGTTATCTCAAAAGGTATTGGTTATGTTCCAAGTGAAGACCTTAGAGATGATGTTGAAAGTGACAGCATTGCACTTGATGCTTTCTTTACTCCGGTAAGAAAAGCGAATTATAAGATTGATCCTGTACTTGTAGAGGACAATCCTAATTTTGAAAAGATCACATTCGATATTGAAACAGATGGTCAGATCGGTCCGGTTGAAGCATTTACAAATGCATTGGAAGTAATGAATAAGCAACTTTCTGTTTTTAATACGGTACTGGATCTAGATATCTCAGTAGCACCGGTGAAAAGAAACAGTGACGATAGCGAACTTAAACCTTTCATGCAGACTGTAGATAGTCTTGGCCTGAGTGCAAGATCATTCAATTCACTTGATAGAGCTGGATTAAAGTTCCTTGGTGAGTTGGTATTGATGAGTGAAAATGAGATTAAAAATATCAAAAATCTTGGTAAAAAATCTTTAGATGAAATCTCTGAGTGTCTCGTAGAGCACGGATTTGGTCCA